One stretch of Halobaculum marinum DNA includes these proteins:
- a CDS encoding phosphotransferase family protein → MTDADAPGDSEAYFRRLVDPDRLRAYLADELGPAEEFDVRRHPEGHSNETLFVTYGDRELVIRRPPPGETAETAHDVLREFRVMDALQDTPVPLPETVLACEDHDVLGSDFYVMGRTAGDVLRDDEPERFAAPEHRQRVGEELVDGLAAVHAVDPEAVGLADFGRPAGFTERQVDRWAKQFQWAFDVTTEERAVPEIAEVTEWLQANVPADHEHTLVHGDYKLDNVMYGPGTSPELVAVFDWELSALGDPLTDLGWMLSFWRDPGDHAPATPELTATFMEREGYPSRRDLVARYEEATGIDYEHDRFYRTLAVYKLAALGEMFFRRYLEGNSDDPLYPTMETRVPAMAERCLRIIEGEEPL, encoded by the coding sequence ATGACCGACGCCGACGCCCCCGGCGACTCCGAGGCGTACTTCCGGCGCCTCGTCGACCCCGACCGCCTCCGCGCGTACCTCGCCGACGAGTTGGGACCAGCCGAGGAGTTCGACGTGCGCCGCCACCCCGAGGGCCACTCCAACGAGACGCTGTTCGTCACCTACGGCGACCGCGAGTTGGTGATCCGCCGCCCGCCGCCGGGCGAGACCGCAGAGACCGCCCACGACGTGCTCCGGGAGTTCCGCGTGATGGACGCGCTCCAGGACACCCCGGTGCCGCTCCCCGAGACGGTGCTCGCGTGCGAGGACCACGACGTGCTCGGGTCGGACTTCTACGTGATGGGGCGCACCGCGGGCGACGTGCTCCGCGACGACGAACCCGAGCGCTTCGCCGCGCCCGAGCACCGCCAGCGCGTCGGCGAGGAGTTGGTCGACGGGCTCGCGGCGGTCCACGCCGTCGACCCCGAGGCAGTCGGACTGGCGGACTTCGGCCGCCCCGCCGGGTTCACCGAACGACAGGTCGACCGGTGGGCCAAACAGTTCCAGTGGGCGTTCGACGTGACCACCGAGGAGCGCGCCGTCCCCGAAATCGCCGAGGTGACCGAGTGGCTCCAGGCGAACGTCCCGGCCGACCACGAGCACACGCTCGTCCACGGCGACTACAAACTGGACAACGTGATGTACGGGCCCGGAACGTCGCCCGAGTTGGTCGCCGTCTTCGACTGGGAACTGTCTGCGCTGGGCGACCCGCTCACTGATCTGGGGTGGATGCTCTCCTTCTGGCGCGACCCCGGAGACCACGCGCCCGCGACGCCGGAACTCACGGCGACGTTCATGGAGCGCGAGGGGTACCCGAGTCGACGCGACCTCGTCGCCCGCTACGAGGAGGCGACGGGCATCGACTACGAGCACGACCGGTTCTACCGCACGCTCGCCGTCTACAAGCTGGCGGCGCTCGGCGAGATGTTCTTCCGGCGCTACTTGGAGGGGAACAGCGACGACCCGCTGTACCCGACGATGGAGACGCGGGTACCCGCGATGGCCGAGCGGTGTCTGCGGATCATCGAAGGGGAGGAACCGCTGTAG
- a CDS encoding alpha/beta fold hydrolase, producing the protein MTLRSKLSSTAKYALLGAGAAVVATKALRAMAGELEPPLDGMHHSFRWRGMDVAYTEAGDEDDQTVVLLHGINAAGSAGEWREVFAALSKEYHVVAPDLPGFGRSDRPPLRYSAALYEDFVRYFLGEFPGARVVASSLTSAYVVGVADGLDVADLTLVCPTAVAGPEPPKTAVRELIRTPVVGDAVFGLITSKPSIDYFNADHGYWDPEKAGEDWPDYEWRTTHQKGARFAPASFVSGFLNSDVDLASALAAVDVPTTLVWGREADLPPLSTGRELADAAGCELVVFDDAMLLPHVEFGDQFVSVVSGERPDETVTVEQETEE; encoded by the coding sequence ATGACTCTCCGATCGAAGCTCTCCTCGACCGCGAAGTACGCCCTCCTCGGCGCGGGCGCCGCCGTCGTCGCGACGAAGGCCCTGCGCGCGATGGCTGGCGAACTCGAACCGCCGCTGGACGGGATGCACCACAGCTTCCGTTGGCGGGGCATGGACGTCGCCTACACCGAGGCCGGCGACGAGGACGACCAGACCGTGGTGCTGCTCCACGGCATCAACGCCGCCGGGTCGGCGGGCGAGTGGCGCGAGGTGTTCGCCGCACTCTCGAAGGAGTACCACGTCGTCGCGCCGGACCTGCCCGGCTTCGGGCGCTCGGACCGACCGCCGCTGCGCTACTCGGCGGCGCTGTACGAGGACTTCGTCCGCTACTTCCTCGGGGAGTTCCCCGGCGCGCGCGTCGTCGCCTCCTCGCTGACGAGCGCGTACGTCGTCGGCGTCGCCGACGGACTCGACGTCGCCGACCTGACGCTCGTGTGCCCGACCGCCGTCGCGGGGCCGGAGCCGCCGAAGACCGCCGTCCGAGAGCTGATCCGGACACCGGTCGTCGGCGACGCCGTGTTCGGCCTCATCACCTCGAAGCCCTCCATCGACTACTTCAACGCCGACCACGGCTACTGGGACCCGGAGAAGGCCGGCGAGGACTGGCCCGACTACGAGTGGCGCACGACCCACCAGAAGGGCGCTCGCTTCGCCCCGGCGTCGTTCGTCTCGGGGTTCCTCAACAGCGACGTGGATCTGGCGAGCGCGCTCGCCGCCGTCGACGTGCCGACGACGCTCGTGTGGGGTCGCGAAGCCGACCTCCCGCCGCTGTCGACAGGGCGGGAGTTGGCCGACGCCGCCGGCTGTGAGTTGGTCGTGTTCGACGACGCGATGCTGCTCCCCCACGTCGAGTTCGGCGACCAGTTCGTCTCGGTCGTCTCGGGTGAGCGACCCGACGAGACCGTGACGGTGGAGCAAGAGACCGAGGAGTGA
- a CDS encoding cupin domain-containing protein, translated as MTTDENRVRADDSVADRIPLLPVGASRRRVLASTAGVGAVALAGVPYAAVASEHEGENGNGEDDGENGGDGGGEVDAPEGFEVEVLAPHASFVGDVAAAFSVWYDDGETELGLVKDASTVLVARVTIAPNGTSGWHVHPGPVLVSVVEGTIDITIDEDCRTRTFGTGEAYLDTGTHAEVATNPSETDPAVLYAVFLGVPDGESPTNWVEPRDC; from the coding sequence ATGACAACCGACGAGAACCGCGTTCGCGCGGACGATTCGGTGGCGGATAGAATCCCCCTGCTCCCCGTCGGGGCGTCGCGCCGACGGGTGCTCGCCTCGACGGCGGGCGTCGGGGCGGTCGCACTCGCCGGCGTGCCGTACGCCGCCGTCGCGAGCGAGCACGAGGGCGAGAACGGCAACGGCGAGGACGACGGTGAGAACGGCGGCGACGGCGGCGGTGAGGTCGACGCCCCGGAGGGCTTCGAGGTCGAGGTGCTGGCGCCGCACGCGTCGTTCGTGGGAGACGTGGCGGCGGCGTTCTCCGTGTGGTACGACGACGGCGAGACGGAACTCGGGCTGGTGAAGGACGCCTCGACCGTCCTGGTCGCGAGGGTGACCATTGCGCCGAACGGCACCTCCGGCTGGCACGTCCACCCGGGCCCGGTGCTGGTGAGCGTCGTCGAGGGCACAATCGACATCACGATCGACGAGGACTGCCGGACTCGGACGTTCGGGACGGGGGAGGCGTACCTCGACACCGGCACCCACGCCGAGGTCGCGACCAACCCCAGCGAGACGGACCCTGCCGTCCTCTACGCCGTCTTCCTCGGCGTGCCGGACGGCGAGTCCCCGACGAACTGGGTGGAGCCGCGCGACTGCTGA
- a CDS encoding Zn-ribbon domain-containing OB-fold protein, whose amino-acid sequence MSESDPDVPANTGYDEWADALADDGYYVECANGHGSLPPRRVCPECGSTDLSEATLPETGTVATFSEIHVAPSGFGVEPPYVTAVVDFGPVRITGIVRDVAGDEVAIGDPMRPDVETNGATGNRLIVFRPA is encoded by the coding sequence ATGAGCGAGTCCGACCCCGACGTGCCCGCGAACACGGGGTACGACGAGTGGGCGGACGCGCTCGCGGACGACGGGTACTACGTCGAGTGCGCGAACGGCCACGGGAGTCTCCCGCCGCGGCGCGTCTGTCCTGAGTGCGGCAGCACCGACCTCTCGGAGGCGACGCTCCCCGAGACGGGCACGGTCGCAACGTTCTCGGAGATCCACGTCGCCCCCTCGGGGTTCGGCGTCGAACCGCCGTACGTCACGGCGGTCGTCGACTTCGGCCCCGTGCGGATCACGGGTATCGTTCGCGACGTCGCGGGCGACGAGGTCGCCATCGGCGACCCGATGCGCCCGGACGTGGAGACGAACGGCGCGACTGGGAACCGGCTGATCGTGTTCCGGCCGGCCTGA
- a CDS encoding thiolase domain-containing protein: MTGVRVAGVGLTRFGAHDGRTGRDLFAEAALAALDDAGVDGDDVEHLNYGNFMGALAERQGHQAPVMTEAAGLRCAGTRYEEACASAGVAVREAVRAIRSGENDVMLAGGMERMTNLSTAEVTESLAVAADELFEVRAGVTFPGAYALMARAYFDEYGGGREDLAHVAVKNHANAVPNEYAQYQREISVEQALDSPEVASPLHLFDACPITDGASALVLVSEEFAAEHDLDASVAITGTGQGGDRAALQDRADMARTPAATDAAEEAYADAGVTSDDVEVAEVHDCFTIAEVMALEALGFFEPGEGIGAARRGDTTRDGDLPVNLSGGLKAKGHPVGATGGSQIAELTRLLRGDHPNSDAVADATVGLAHNAGGTVASAVVHVLEVAE, translated from the coding sequence ATGACTGGAGTACGAGTCGCGGGCGTCGGCCTCACCCGATTCGGGGCGCACGATGGTCGGACGGGTCGCGACCTGTTCGCGGAGGCGGCGCTGGCCGCGCTCGACGACGCTGGCGTCGACGGCGACGACGTTGAACACCTCAACTACGGGAACTTCATGGGCGCGCTCGCCGAGCGACAGGGCCACCAGGCGCCCGTGATGACGGAGGCGGCGGGGCTGCGGTGTGCGGGCACGCGCTACGAGGAGGCGTGCGCCTCCGCGGGCGTCGCCGTCCGCGAGGCCGTCCGTGCCATCCGCTCGGGCGAGAACGACGTGATGCTCGCCGGCGGGATGGAGCGCATGACGAACCTCTCGACCGCCGAGGTGACCGAGTCGCTGGCGGTCGCCGCCGACGAACTGTTCGAGGTGCGCGCGGGCGTCACCTTCCCCGGGGCGTACGCGCTGATGGCCCGGGCCTACTTCGACGAGTACGGCGGGGGCCGCGAGGATCTCGCCCACGTCGCGGTGAAGAACCACGCCAACGCGGTGCCCAACGAGTACGCACAGTACCAGCGCGAGATCAGCGTCGAGCAGGCGCTCGACTCCCCCGAGGTCGCCTCGCCGCTGCACTTGTTCGACGCGTGTCCGATCACTGACGGGGCGAGCGCGCTCGTGCTCGTCTCCGAGGAGTTCGCCGCCGAGCACGACCTGGACGCGTCGGTCGCGATCACCGGCACCGGGCAGGGTGGCGACCGCGCCGCGCTCCAGGACCGCGCGGACATGGCCCGCACCCCTGCGGCCACTGACGCCGCCGAGGAGGCGTACGCCGACGCCGGCGTCACCAGCGACGACGTGGAGGTCGCGGAAGTCCACGACTGCTTCACCATCGCGGAGGTCATGGCGTTGGAGGCGCTCGGCTTCTTCGAACCGGGCGAGGGGATCGGTGCCGCCCGCCGCGGCGACACCACTCGCGACGGCGACCTTCCGGTGAACCTCTCGGGCGGCCTGAAGGCGAAGGGCCACCCCGTCGGCGCGACCGGCGGCTCTCAGATCGCAGAGTTGACCCGCCTGTTGCGTGGTGACCACCCGAACAGCGACGCCGTGGCCGACGCGACGGTCGGCCTCGCCCACAACGCGGGCGGGACGGTCGCGAGTGCCGTCGTCCACGTGCTGGAGGTGGCAGAATGA
- a CDS encoding 50S ribosomal protein L16: MSDKPASMYREIDKPSYTRRDYVTGIPGSKIAQHNMGDLTKDPEDFPVHISLVTEEDVQIRHGSLESARLSANRHLIRELGEGNYKMVLRKFPHQILRENKQATGAGADRVSDGMRQAFGKPVGTAARMHKGDTVFTAYVDVDQADAVKEAYRRAYNKMSPPFRVVVEKGEDLLVR; the protein is encoded by the coding sequence ATGTCCGACAAACCGGCCTCCATGTACCGGGAGATCGACAAGCCGTCGTACACGCGACGGGACTACGTCACCGGTATCCCTGGCTCGAAGATCGCACAGCACAACATGGGCGACCTGACCAAAGACCCCGAGGACTTCCCCGTCCACATCTCGCTGGTCACCGAGGAGGACGTCCAGATCCGCCACGGCTCGCTCGAGAGCGCGCGCCTGTCGGCCAACCGCCACCTCATCCGCGAACTCGGCGAGGGCAACTACAAGATGGTCCTGCGCAAGTTCCCGCACCAGATCCTGCGCGAGAACAAGCAGGCGACCGGGGCGGGCGCCGACCGTGTCTCCGACGGGATGCGCCAGGCGTTCGGCAAGCCCGTGGGCACCGCCGCCCGCATGCACAAGGGCGACACCGTGTTCACCGCCTACGTCGACGTCGACCAGGCCGACGCCGTCAAGGAGGCGTACCGCCGCGCCTACAACAAGATGTCCCCGCCGTTCCGCGTCGTCGTGGAGAAGGGCGAGGACCTGCTCGTCCGGTAA
- the nucS gene encoding endonuclease NucS: MTATTLHEPSHREALWELEAAFERGDVVTLFGTCTVEYDGRAASSLGPGARLLVLKPDGSALVHTDEGRTPVNWQPPGSEHRAAVRDGRLRVRSVRTTPAETLDVRFSAVDHLAAYGVTGGRDVEVVGSEADLKERIVADPSLVEAGFEPLATERESEAGHIDVFGRDAEGRPVVVELKRRRVGPDAAGQLARYVNAIEREEPDGTEVRGVLVAPSVTDRARDLLAEEELEHVAVDPAASDDE; this comes from the coding sequence GTGACGGCGACGACGCTCCACGAGCCGTCGCACCGCGAGGCGCTGTGGGAACTGGAGGCCGCGTTCGAGCGCGGCGACGTGGTGACGCTGTTCGGCACCTGCACGGTCGAGTACGACGGTCGCGCCGCGTCGTCGTTGGGGCCGGGCGCGCGACTGCTCGTGCTCAAGCCCGACGGGTCGGCGCTCGTCCACACCGACGAGGGCCGCACGCCGGTGAACTGGCAACCCCCCGGCAGCGAGCACCGCGCGGCGGTCCGCGACGGGCGACTGCGCGTCCGGAGCGTCCGCACCACGCCCGCGGAGACGCTCGACGTGCGGTTCTCCGCCGTCGACCACCTCGCGGCCTACGGCGTCACCGGCGGCCGAGACGTCGAGGTGGTCGGGAGCGAGGCCGACCTGAAGGAGCGCATCGTCGCCGACCCCAGCCTCGTCGAGGCGGGGTTCGAGCCGCTGGCGACCGAGCGCGAGTCCGAGGCCGGCCACATCGACGTGTTCGGGCGCGACGCCGAGGGTCGTCCGGTCGTAGTGGAACTGAAGCGCCGCCGCGTCGGCCCTGACGCGGCGGGCCAGTTGGCTCGGTACGTGAACGCTATCGAACGTGAGGAGCCGGACGGCACCGAGGTTCGTGGAGTGCTGGTGGCGCCGTCGGTCACCGACCGGGCGCGCGACCTGCTCGCGGAGGAAGAACTCGAACACGTCGCCGTCGACCCGGCCGCGAGCGACGACGAGTGA
- a CDS encoding cold-shock protein, translating to MATGKVDFFNDTGGYGFIETDDADEDVFFHMEDVGGPDLEEGQEVEFDIEEAEKGPRAKNLQRL from the coding sequence ATGGCAACTGGGAAGGTCGACTTCTTCAACGACACCGGCGGCTACGGATTCATCGAGACTGACGACGCGGACGAGGACGTGTTCTTCCACATGGAGGACGTCGGCGGCCCCGACCTGGAGGAGGGTCAGGAGGTCGAGTTCGATATCGAGGAGGCCGAGAAGGGCCCCCGCGCGAAGAACCTGCAGCGCCTGTAA
- a CDS encoding EthD family reductase — translation MTKLAITLSRAEGTSFEGFQRYYREEHAPLAADLPGLERYTVSFPDDPESASYDALAELWFPDAETMAEAFGSDLGRKVTADAESFAEMDAAERVVLDEHVVVE, via the coding sequence ATGACGAAACTCGCGATCACACTCAGTCGAGCGGAGGGAACGTCGTTCGAGGGGTTCCAGCGCTACTACCGCGAGGAGCACGCGCCGCTGGCGGCGGACCTGCCGGGACTGGAGCGATACACCGTCTCGTTCCCGGACGACCCCGAGTCGGCGAGCTACGACGCGCTCGCGGAACTGTGGTTCCCGGACGCCGAGACGATGGCCGAGGCGTTCGGCTCCGACCTCGGTCGCAAGGTGACCGCCGACGCCGAGTCGTTCGCCGAGATGGACGCCGCCGAGCGCGTCGTGCTCGACGAGCACGTCGTCGTCGAGTAG
- a CDS encoding formyltransferase family protein, with product MRVCLLAPGDTLPRWQADALTHLLVNTDAEVTSVVYDEYEADRTTVEAIKRGVELREWAVVATLSDALAGPMPERDRVPLADVVDLEAVPTWSVEPRIVDGWKREIPAAVAEAVADKSDIGLRYAFGFLVGPILTALEHGILSFHHGDLREYRGQPMGFWEFVNGDDEVGITVQLIDETLDAGRVAALKRVPIGDLHTWETVKRRLLSESEDMLTRSVRAVEAGTIREPDSLGNLYTHPKGRPVATFAARNAIGRVREVVGAD from the coding sequence ATGAGGGTCTGTCTGCTCGCCCCCGGCGACACGCTGCCACGCTGGCAGGCGGACGCGCTCACACATCTCTTGGTGAACACCGACGCGGAGGTGACGAGCGTGGTGTACGATGAGTACGAGGCGGACCGCACGACCGTCGAGGCGATCAAACGGGGCGTGGAGCTTCGCGAGTGGGCAGTCGTCGCCACGCTCAGCGACGCGCTCGCCGGTCCGATGCCCGAACGCGACCGCGTCCCACTCGCCGACGTGGTCGACCTCGAAGCGGTCCCCACGTGGTCGGTCGAGCCACGGATCGTCGACGGGTGGAAACGTGAGATCCCAGCAGCAGTCGCCGAGGCGGTGGCCGACAAGTCCGACATCGGCCTCCGGTACGCGTTCGGCTTCCTCGTCGGGCCAATCTTGACTGCGCTGGAGCACGGGATACTCAGCTTCCACCACGGCGACCTCCGCGAGTACCGCGGTCAGCCGATGGGGTTCTGGGAGTTCGTCAACGGCGACGACGAGGTCGGGATCACCGTCCAACTGATCGACGAGACGCTCGACGCCGGTCGCGTCGCCGCCCTCAAGCGGGTGCCGATCGGCGACCTCCACACGTGGGAGACGGTCAAACGGCGACTCCTCTCGGAGTCGGAGGACATGCTCACGCGGTCGGTGCGGGCGGTCGAGGCCGGCACGATCCGGGAACCGGACTCGTTAGGCAACCTGTACACGCACCCGAAGGGGCGACCGGTCGCGACGTTCGCCGCGCGCAACGCGATCGGGCGTGTGCGCGAAGTCGTCGGCGCAGACTGA
- a CDS encoding DoxX family protein — protein MDSLDSETGTATGPLSARLARLKRPLLYLMSAAYVLAGVLHLLRPAPFERIVPRELPRPRLLVYLSGVAEVALGVGVLIPRTRTAAAKGLVVLLLAVFPANVNMAVRDLDLDAVDDVPDAALWARLPLQAVLAAWAWWYTTPMPDDE, from the coding sequence GTGGACTCACTCGACTCCGAGACGGGGACCGCTACTGGCCCCTTGTCCGCTCGCCTCGCCCGACTCAAACGCCCGCTACTGTACCTGATGAGCGCCGCGTACGTCCTCGCGGGCGTCCTCCACCTGCTGCGACCGGCGCCGTTCGAGCGGATCGTGCCGCGGGAACTCCCGCGCCCGCGCCTCCTAGTGTACCTGTCGGGCGTCGCCGAGGTCGCCCTCGGCGTCGGCGTGTTGATCCCGCGGACGCGGACCGCCGCCGCGAAGGGACTCGTCGTGCTGCTGCTCGCCGTCTTCCCCGCAAACGTGAACATGGCCGTGCGCGACCTCGACCTCGACGCCGTCGACGACGTGCCGGACGCCGCACTGTGGGCACGACTCCCGCTACAGGCCGTGCTCGCGGCGTGGGCGTGGTGGTACACGACGCCGATGCCCGACGACGAGTGA
- a CDS encoding DUF192 domain-containing protein, whose amino-acid sequence MSVRRLRSVVLLAFLVALAGCTGAVTSVTNDGEYDRTTVTVVDEDGTDLGTVEVRVADTFDKRYTGLSDTESLGPNEGMLFVHGSEGQHAYVMRDMAFPIDIVFVAANGSVTRIHHAELPPEGTSGGDLTRYRGTGKYVLEVPYGWTNRTGVSVGDSVEIAGDY is encoded by the coding sequence ATGTCCGTTCGTCGCCTCCGCTCGGTCGTCCTCCTCGCGTTCCTCGTCGCGCTGGCCGGGTGCACTGGCGCGGTGACGAGCGTCACGAACGACGGCGAGTACGACCGCACGACCGTCACCGTCGTCGACGAGGACGGCACCGACCTCGGCACGGTCGAGGTGCGCGTCGCCGACACCTTCGACAAGCGCTACACCGGCCTCTCCGACACCGAGTCGCTCGGGCCGAACGAAGGGATGCTGTTCGTCCACGGCAGCGAGGGCCAGCACGCGTACGTGATGCGCGACATGGCGTTCCCCATCGACATCGTGTTCGTCGCCGCGAACGGGAGCGTCACCCGCATCCACCACGCCGAACTGCCCCCCGAGGGGACGAGCGGCGGCGACCTGACGCGCTACCGCGGCACCGGGAAGTACGTCCTCGAAGTCCCGTACGGGTGGACGAACCGCACCGGCGTGAGCGTCGGCGACAGCGTCGAGATAGCCGGCGACTACTGA